The DNA sequence ACAAAGAATTCGTTAATGAATTAGTTGGAAAATATAATGATAAAAATTGCTAGTTTTTCGAACTATAATGAAATCGATGTTAAAAAATTAGTTAAGAAATTAACTAAACATTTTTATAACGGATTAATTATTTATTTTGAAGGCGAAGTAGGTTCTGGTAAAACCTTCTTAATTGATAAATTAATTAATGAATTAGATGAAAAAATTCACGCTTCAAGTGCAACGTTCACGATTGTAGAAACTAAGAAAGTTAATAATTACACTCTAAATCATATCGATTGTTATCGTTTGGAAGATAATAGCGAAAATAAAAATTTATTAATGGAATCGCTAGAAGTTGATTTAGTTTTTATTGAATGAGCAAGTAAATTAAATTTTTTACAAGATATACCGCATTTACTAATAAAAATTCAGAACAACAATAATGAAAGTCGTAATTATTTAATATATACAAATGATGAAAAAATTAACCAAAAATTTAAGGATATCCAATAATATGTATAAATTATTAATCGACTGCACGTCAAATTACTTAATTATCGCTTTAATAAAAGATAGTAATTTATTATTTTCTTTAAAAAAAGATAATGCAAAAAATCACACTGAGAATGCACTAGAAGAAATTATTAAAATGATTAAACATAATAATTTAAATAAAGAAGATATTGGTCAATTATTAGTAGTG is a window from the Mycoplasma sp. (ex Biomphalaria glabrata) genome containing:
- the tsaE gene encoding tRNA (adenosine(37)-N6)-threonylcarbamoyltransferase complex ATPase subunit type 1 TsaE, with the protein product MIKIASFSNYNEIDVKKLVKKLTKHFYNGLIIYFEGEVGSGKTFLIDKLINELDEKIHASSATFTIVETKKVNNYTLNHIDCYRLEDNSENKNLLMESLEVDLVFIEWASKLNFLQDIPHLLIKIQNNNNESRNYLIYTNDEKINQKFKDIQ